The Salinibaculum sp. SYNS191 genome has a window encoding:
- a CDS encoding flavodoxin domain-containing protein: MPSILVVYGTGEGQTAKVAQRLGETLRERGYETTVVDAEGLSSDYPVVDSDAVLVGSSIHVGSHEPAVRAFAREHHDALSTRPTGFFQVSLSSVADDEDGRAQAASYVESFVEATDFHPDRIGLFGGALRYSQYGFLKRLVMKRIAKKATGDTDTSRDYEYTDWDEVEQFANDFAAFAEGRLGIAPPSTTE; the protein is encoded by the coding sequence ATGCCATCCATCCTCGTCGTCTACGGGACCGGAGAGGGACAGACAGCGAAGGTCGCACAGCGCCTGGGGGAGACGCTCCGCGAGCGCGGCTACGAGACGACGGTCGTCGACGCGGAGGGCCTGTCGAGTGACTATCCGGTGGTCGACAGCGACGCGGTCCTCGTCGGGTCCTCGATACACGTCGGGAGCCACGAACCGGCCGTTCGGGCCTTCGCACGCGAACACCACGACGCGCTGTCGACGCGCCCGACCGGCTTCTTCCAGGTGTCGCTGTCGTCGGTGGCGGACGACGAGGACGGCCGTGCGCAGGCGGCGTCGTACGTCGAGTCGTTCGTCGAGGCGACCGACTTCCACCCCGACCGCATCGGCCTGTTCGGCGGCGCGTTGCGGTACTCGCAGTACGGCTTCCTGAAGCGGCTGGTGATGAAACGCATCGCGAAGAAGGCGACCGGCGACACCGACACCTCGCGGGACTACGAGTACACCGACTGGGACGAAGTCGAGCAGTTCGCGAACGACTTCGCTGCCTTCGCCGAGGGCCGACTGGGCATCGCGCCGCCGTCCACCACCGAGTAG
- a CDS encoding uracil-DNA glycosylase family protein translates to MEYIAASHRNPFDFDPPCDSFVPGYGVTSADFHVVGDHPGVHGGRTTGVPFTDEPWSPQFFDALCRGGLVESFDSDTGAPAVEETFFSYLHMCDPGAEQPTADDYAALEPFFDAELRAITADVLLPVGPRATEHVLATFTNRSPEAIDMDALHASEIQGTGWLVFPIADPVEWTDDEADRLVEGLTQLRSKDYRQLADLGRFSPGEEPYFVR, encoded by the coding sequence GTGGAGTACATCGCAGCGTCACACCGGAACCCGTTCGACTTCGACCCACCCTGTGACTCGTTCGTCCCTGGCTACGGCGTCACGAGCGCCGACTTCCACGTCGTGGGCGACCACCCCGGCGTCCACGGCGGCCGCACGACCGGCGTTCCCTTCACCGACGAACCGTGGTCACCGCAGTTCTTCGACGCGCTCTGTCGCGGCGGGCTCGTGGAGTCGTTCGACTCCGACACCGGCGCGCCCGCCGTCGAGGAGACGTTCTTCTCGTACCTGCACATGTGCGACCCGGGAGCGGAGCAGCCGACAGCCGACGACTACGCTGCGCTGGAACCCTTCTTCGACGCCGAACTGCGCGCCATCACCGCCGACGTGTTGCTCCCGGTCGGCCCCCGCGCCACCGAGCACGTCCTCGCGACGTTCACGAACCGCTCGCCGGAAGCCATCGACATGGACGCCCTCCACGCCTCGGAGATTCAGGGGACGGGGTGGCTCGTCTTCCCCATCGCCGACCCGGTCGAGTGGACCGACGACGAGGCCGACCGGCTCGTCGAGGGGTTGACCCAGCTCCGGTCGAAGGACTACCGACAGCTCGCCGACCTGGGTCGGTTCTCGCCCGGCGAAGAGCCGTACTTCGTCCGCTAG
- a CDS encoding mechanosensitive ion channel family protein — translation MSLTTPVLQATLTETIQETLSQAVGSVIEVLPALLAALLVLLVGWLIGRAAYRLVSRTSMRLNLDRVVGDTPLGRVFGRREGAISNTLGRITAWFVYGIAILTAAAVLNIQQLSELISTAVSYLPAFVAGTLIIIGGFILADFLADIIGRTETVTDTGYTDIFADGVRVFLYFIAIVIGLSTIGIDVQLLNTFATAAAWGLAAGIALAMGIGLGWGSKDYVAENIDSWVSRGTSSSYTTSQPGDDS, via the coding sequence ATGAGCCTGACGACCCCTGTACTCCAGGCGACGCTGACAGAAACCATCCAGGAGACCCTCTCGCAGGCCGTGGGGAGCGTCATCGAGGTGCTCCCGGCCCTGCTGGCTGCGTTGCTGGTGCTGCTCGTCGGCTGGCTGATCGGTCGCGCAGCCTATCGTCTCGTGTCGCGCACGTCGATGCGGCTCAACCTCGACCGCGTCGTGGGCGACACGCCGCTGGGTCGCGTCTTCGGAAGACGCGAGGGAGCCATCTCGAACACCCTCGGGCGCATCACGGCGTGGTTCGTCTACGGCATCGCCATCCTGACGGCCGCGGCCGTCCTGAACATCCAGCAACTCTCGGAGTTGATCTCCACGGCGGTGTCCTACCTGCCGGCGTTCGTCGCCGGGACGCTCATCATCATCGGCGGGTTCATCCTCGCCGACTTCCTCGCCGACATCATCGGCCGCACCGAGACGGTCACCGATACCGGGTACACCGACATCTTCGCCGACGGGGTGCGCGTCTTCCTGTACTTCATCGCCATCGTCATCGGCCTCAGCACTATCGGCATCGACGTGCAGCTTCTCAACACGTTCGCCACGGCGGCGGCGTGGGGACTGGCCGCCGGCATCGCGCTGGCGATGGGCATCGGCCTCGGCTGGGGCAGCAAGGACTACGTCGCGGAGAACATCGACTCCTGGGTGAGTCGCGGGACCAGCAGTTCGTACACGACCAGCCAGCCCGGGGACGATAGCTGA
- a CDS encoding DUF5800 family protein — translation MTILSFDETGVDVVYEGTEFRLEKRLIEDAIGKEYPEVTDHEVLKIVEPDPSLSGEPQRISDILT, via the coding sequence ATGACCATTCTTTCCTTCGACGAAACCGGTGTCGACGTCGTCTACGAGGGGACGGAGTTCCGCCTGGAGAAGCGGCTCATCGAGGACGCTATCGGGAAGGAGTACCCGGAGGTGACCGACCACGAGGTGCTGAAGATAGTCGAACCCGACCCCTCGCTGTCGGGGGAGCCACAGCGCATCTCCGACATCCTGACCTGA
- a CDS encoding heavy-metal-associated domain-containing protein, giving the protein MSEKRTISVVGMSCTGCEANVEDSLEGIDGVESVDADHEQGTVDVDASASVADGALEEAVHDAGYAVEE; this is encoded by the coding sequence ATGAGCGAGAAGCGAACGATATCGGTCGTGGGTATGTCCTGTACCGGCTGTGAGGCGAACGTCGAGGATTCCCTCGAAGGTATCGACGGTGTGGAGTCGGTCGATGCCGACCACGAGCAGGGGACAGTCGACGTCGACGCGTCGGCGTCGGTCGCTGACGGCGCCCTCGAAGAGGCGGTCCACGACGCGGGGTACGCCGTCGAGGAGTGA
- a CDS encoding DUF371 domain-containing protein, producing MEEVVHAHGHEHVAAEHASTFELTSDDYLTPAGDCILGIEADRTPADFDREFVTACQSHDATIVATVEAAGHTETVEGRGHPDLVFENERSLVGRTSDYVDDRTVMVGADAAAADLDRALVAALAEGADLTLTLRVE from the coding sequence ATGGAAGAAGTCGTCCACGCGCACGGCCACGAGCACGTCGCCGCCGAGCACGCGAGCACCTTCGAGTTGACCAGCGACGACTACCTGACCCCGGCGGGCGATTGCATCCTCGGCATCGAGGCCGACCGCACGCCCGCGGACTTCGACCGCGAGTTCGTGACGGCCTGCCAGTCCCACGACGCGACAATCGTCGCCACCGTCGAGGCGGCCGGCCACACCGAGACCGTCGAGGGCCGGGGCCACCCCGACCTGGTCTTCGAGAACGAGCGGAGTCTGGTCGGGCGCACGAGCGATTACGTGGACGACCGGACCGTCATGGTCGGGGCCGACGCCGCCGCGGCTGACCTCGACCGCGCGCTCGTCGCGGCGCTGGCCGAGGGCGCCGACCTCACGCTGACGCTGCGCGTGGAGTGA
- a CDS encoding DUF373 family protein: MSTLVVCLHRGDPLPGGDPPVVGREAVESLVTAVGVDDPEDSRVNCLLEGLRVAEDIDDATVAVIAGTGDAVTADRQVARQTEDLVAELDPDSAVVVVDSAEDERLVPIIESRITVDAVDRVVVRQARDIESTYYLLKQFLADEQLRKTVLVPLGAALLAFPILLFVSDSPTVALGAIAAAAGLSLLYKGLGIGTYIARMPGQIREAMYAGQVSLVTYVVAAGLALVGFFAGALSVSGIEAGEVGSVIVGMRFAYDAVPWLTMAALAASAGRLLDEFIRNDDIGTAYVNLPFVAIAVGLAVRGFSAYFLERSGIFPPAEIPAMEFGPLTFDGLLLSSGTHLALFILGSIFISLVGVRIAAYVSDNDVDIGIEERSS; the protein is encoded by the coding sequence GTGAGCACCCTCGTCGTCTGTCTCCACCGTGGCGACCCCCTCCCGGGCGGAGACCCGCCCGTCGTCGGCCGCGAGGCCGTCGAATCGCTCGTCACAGCCGTCGGCGTCGACGACCCGGAGGACAGTCGCGTGAACTGCCTGCTCGAAGGCCTCCGCGTCGCCGAGGACATCGACGACGCCACCGTCGCCGTCATCGCCGGGACGGGCGACGCCGTCACCGCCGACCGACAGGTCGCCCGCCAGACCGAGGACCTGGTCGCGGAGCTTGACCCGGACTCGGCGGTGGTGGTCGTCGACAGCGCCGAGGACGAGCGGCTGGTTCCCATCATCGAGAGCCGCATCACCGTCGACGCCGTCGACCGCGTGGTGGTCCGCCAGGCCCGTGACATCGAGTCGACGTACTACCTCCTCAAGCAGTTCCTCGCCGACGAACAGCTCAGAAAGACCGTTCTGGTGCCCCTCGGCGCGGCGCTGCTGGCGTTCCCGATTCTGCTCTTTGTCTCGGACAGCCCCACCGTCGCGCTCGGGGCAATCGCGGCCGCGGCCGGCCTGAGCCTGCTGTACAAGGGGCTGGGTATCGGGACCTACATCGCCCGGATGCCCGGTCAGATTCGCGAGGCGATGTACGCGGGGCAGGTCTCGCTGGTCACCTACGTCGTCGCCGCCGGCCTGGCGCTGGTGGGCTTTTTCGCCGGTGCCCTCAGCGTCTCCGGGATAGAGGCCGGGGAGGTCGGTTCGGTCATCGTCGGGATGCGCTTCGCCTACGACGCGGTCCCGTGGCTGACGATGGCCGCGCTCGCGGCCTCGGCGGGGCGGTTGCTCGACGAGTTCATCCGCAACGACGACATCGGCACCGCCTACGTGAACCTCCCGTTCGTCGCTATCGCCGTCGGGCTGGCGGTGCGCGGGTTCTCGGCGTACTTCCTCGAACGCTCGGGCATCTTTCCCCCGGCGGAGATTCCGGCCATGGAGTTCGGGCCGCTGACCTTCGACGGCCTCCTGCTGTCCTCCGGGACGCATCTCGCGCTGTTCATCCTCGGCAGCATCTTCATCAGCCTCGTCGGCGTCCGCATCGCCGCGTACGTCAGCGACAACGACGTCGACATCGGTATCGAGGAGCGAAGTTCCTAG
- a CDS encoding translation initiation factor eIF-2B: MIDETAAKIADMQTHSSSVVAVEAAQALRELTDREFPTVEEYRRTLERNSNALRRANPSHASLHTTQREIVAAVEDADVDSVAEAQSVTVDAIEAVVERVETGKRRTAERAASVLGDADTLLTHDYSTTVLSAIARAVEDGAEFSVYVTEARPRYLGRKMARRLAEVEGVETTLVVDSAGGHYLSECDRVVVGMDCIVGDTLYNRVGTYPLAATAAEAGVPFTAVGSAAKVVDAGFAFENEQRAASEVMLEPAEGFDIANPAYDATPTRLLDSVVTDEGVQEY, encoded by the coding sequence ATGATAGACGAGACCGCCGCGAAGATTGCGGACATGCAGACCCACAGTTCCTCCGTCGTCGCCGTCGAGGCCGCCCAGGCGCTGCGGGAACTCACCGACCGGGAGTTCCCGACAGTCGAGGAGTACCGGCGGACGCTGGAGCGCAACAGCAACGCGCTCCGGCGGGCGAACCCCTCCCACGCCTCACTGCACACGACACAGCGCGAAATCGTCGCCGCGGTCGAGGACGCCGACGTCGACTCGGTCGCCGAGGCGCAGTCGGTGACCGTCGACGCCATCGAGGCAGTCGTCGAGCGGGTGGAGACCGGCAAGCGCCGGACGGCCGAACGCGCCGCGTCGGTGCTGGGCGACGCCGACACGCTGCTGACTCACGACTACTCGACGACGGTGCTGTCGGCCATCGCCCGCGCGGTCGAGGACGGCGCGGAGTTCTCCGTCTACGTCACGGAGGCCAGGCCGCGCTATCTTGGCCGGAAGATGGCCCGTCGGCTCGCAGAGGTCGAGGGCGTGGAGACGACGCTGGTCGTCGACAGCGCCGGCGGGCACTACCTGTCGGAGTGTGACCGCGTCGTCGTCGGCATGGACTGCATCGTCGGCGACACGCTGTACAACCGCGTCGGCACCTACCCGCTCGCGGCGACGGCCGCCGAGGCGGGGGTCCCGTTCACCGCAGTCGGGTCGGCGGCGAAGGTCGTCGATGCCGGCTTCGCGTTCGAGAACGAACAGCGCGCGGCCAGCGAGGTGATGCTCGAACCCGCGGAGGGCTTCGACATCGCCAATCCCGCCTACGACGCGACGCCGACGCGGTTGCTGGACTCGGTGGTCACCGACGAGGGCGTCCAGGAGTACTGA
- a CDS encoding type IV pilin, which produces MRGTSGDDRAVSEGAGVAALVLLTVLVTASVGMNVLFVGGEDDTGIQADFEFRYFSGQESLLITYNEGDELVAGNLTVSAPGATLSWAELGRANATDTIEPGALVQLRSNNAYGRDLRPGANISLVYATGTNQTVLETYEVSSTGS; this is translated from the coding sequence ATGAGGGGTACGTCCGGAGACGACCGCGCCGTGTCGGAGGGGGCCGGCGTGGCCGCGCTCGTGTTGCTGACGGTGCTCGTCACCGCGTCGGTCGGCATGAACGTGCTGTTCGTCGGCGGCGAGGACGACACCGGCATCCAGGCGGACTTCGAGTTCCGGTACTTCTCCGGACAGGAGTCGCTGCTCATCACGTACAACGAAGGCGACGAGCTAGTCGCGGGCAACCTCACCGTGAGCGCACCCGGCGCGACCCTGTCCTGGGCAGAACTGGGGCGGGCCAACGCGACAGACACTATCGAACCGGGGGCACTCGTCCAGCTCCGCAGTAACAACGCCTACGGGCGGGACCTGCGCCCCGGTGCGAACATCTCCCTCGTGTACGCCACCGGCACCAACCAGACCGTCCTCGAAACGTACGAAGTGAGCAGTACCGGGTCCTGA
- a CDS encoding RtcB family protein, giving the protein MTTYDAGEFTLEKVRDYVWEIPQEGEMRVPARILASEALLDEISDDKTLEQLRNTTHLPGIRKYAICMPDGHQGYGFPVGGVAGIDTEDGCISPGAVGYDINCGVRMMKTNLTYDDLQGREEELVDKLFANIPSGLGGGGIYEGDNEDVEAVLNRGMDWALEHGYAVEDDLAHCEDEGYRPEADASKISQKAKDRGKNQIGSLGSGNHFLEVQRVTDVYREDVAADFGLAEEQVVVLIHCGSRGLGHQVCTDYLRDIEQTHQGLLDQLPDKELAAAPAGSQLAEDYYEAMCAAINFAWVNRQLIMHRTRRVFEQVFDRSWEEMEMDLLYDVAHNIAKKEVHDVAVDEDDTDERELFVHRKGATRAFPAGRPEVPEAYRDVGQPIIIPGSMGSGSYVLRGGEHSLAETFGSTAHGAGRLMSRTQAKQEFWGEDVQDALREQDHIYVKAQSGATVAEEAPGVYKDVDEVVRVSDALGIGDRVARTFPVCNIKG; this is encoded by the coding sequence ATGACCACCTACGACGCCGGCGAGTTCACGCTGGAGAAGGTACGCGACTACGTCTGGGAGATCCCCCAGGAAGGCGAGATGCGCGTGCCGGCCCGCATCCTCGCGAGCGAGGCACTCCTCGACGAAATCTCCGACGACAAGACGCTCGAACAGCTCCGGAACACGACTCACCTGCCGGGCATCCGGAAGTACGCCATCTGCATGCCCGACGGTCACCAGGGCTACGGCTTCCCCGTCGGCGGCGTCGCCGGCATCGACACCGAAGACGGTTGTATCAGCCCCGGGGCGGTCGGTTACGACATTAATTGTGGTGTAAGGATGATGAAAACAAACCTCACCTACGACGACCTCCAGGGCCGCGAGGAGGAACTGGTCGACAAGCTGTTCGCCAACATCCCGTCGGGGCTGGGCGGCGGCGGCATCTACGAGGGCGACAACGAGGACGTCGAGGCCGTCCTGAACCGCGGTATGGACTGGGCGCTGGAGCACGGCTACGCCGTCGAGGACGACCTCGCCCACTGCGAGGACGAGGGCTACCGCCCGGAGGCCGACGCGAGCAAGATATCCCAGAAGGCCAAGGACCGCGGGAAGAACCAGATCGGCAGCCTCGGCAGCGGGAACCACTTCCTGGAGGTCCAGCGCGTGACCGACGTCTACCGCGAGGACGTGGCCGCCGACTTCGGGCTGGCGGAGGAACAGGTCGTCGTCCTCATCCACTGTGGCTCCCGCGGCCTGGGCCACCAGGTCTGTACGGACTACCTGCGCGACATCGAGCAGACCCACCAGGGACTGCTCGACCAGTTGCCGGACAAGGAACTCGCGGCCGCGCCGGCGGGGTCGCAACTGGCCGAGGATTACTACGAGGCGATGTGCGCGGCCATCAACTTCGCGTGGGTGAACCGCCAGCTCATCATGCACCGCACGCGGCGGGTCTTCGAGCAGGTCTTCGACCGCTCCTGGGAGGAGATGGAGATGGACCTGCTGTACGACGTGGCTCACAACATCGCGAAGAAGGAGGTCCACGACGTGGCGGTCGACGAGGACGACACCGACGAGCGGGAGCTGTTCGTCCACCGGAAGGGCGCGACACGGGCGTTCCCGGCCGGCAGACCCGAAGTCCCGGAGGCCTACCGCGACGTGGGCCAGCCCATCATCATCCCCGGCAGCATGGGGTCGGGGAGCTACGTCCTGCGGGGCGGCGAGCACTCCCTGGCAGAGACCTTTGGCTCGACCGCCCACGGTGCCGGGCGGCTGATGAGCCGCACGCAGGCGAAACAGGAGTTCTGGGGTGAGGACGTCCAGGACGCACTGCGCGAGCAGGACCACATCTACGTCAAGGCCCAGAGCGGTGCCACCGTCGCCGAGGAGGCACCGGGCGTCTACAAGGACGTCGACGAGGTGGTGCGGGTGTCGGACGCGCTGGGCATCGGCGACCGGGTGGCACGAACGTTCCCGGTCTGCAACATCAAGGGGTAG
- a CDS encoding mechanosensitive ion channel family protein, whose product MRWDTAVVPGRTEIAAAAASTGLQSPAWFPDWVPEGTAGVLASIVVLALAWLVSRLVVRLVGRRVARQLQRPSLTRTALRGIRVGIFVLALLVVLRLNGLDLGNIALSVTVFSAVVGVILAPIVGSVISGLFLLADQPYEIGDMIELTDESKRGFVEDITLRYTKIFTLDNTFLVVPNGNIRDRDVYNYSAEDTRTRQTLDVMVTYESDIEEARDLIERSARNVDAVIEGGPRIRIGASRYPAYPDCLIADFADHGVLLRLRYWVKEPYKIQTVRSVIQTNIWDELAEADVEIAYPHSHLYFDDTSGELQVSMREQGSGQGPDLPADAPTDAGGENQDEGERDVSEEDDALSGNSRDRPGGGPPS is encoded by the coding sequence ATGCGCTGGGATACGGCCGTCGTCCCGGGACGGACGGAGATTGCCGCGGCTGCGGCCAGCACCGGGTTGCAGTCCCCGGCCTGGTTCCCGGACTGGGTGCCGGAGGGGACCGCCGGCGTGCTCGCCTCTATCGTGGTGCTTGCACTGGCGTGGCTGGTCTCGCGGCTCGTCGTCCGGCTGGTGGGCCGGCGTGTCGCGCGTCAGCTCCAGCGCCCGAGCCTCACCCGGACCGCACTCCGTGGAATCCGCGTCGGAATCTTCGTACTCGCTTTGCTGGTGGTCCTCCGGCTCAACGGCCTGGACCTGGGGAACATCGCCCTGTCCGTCACCGTCTTCTCGGCCGTGGTGGGTGTCATCCTCGCGCCCATCGTCGGCAGCGTCATCAGCGGGCTCTTCCTGCTCGCGGACCAGCCCTACGAAATCGGCGACATGATAGAACTCACCGACGAGAGCAAGCGCGGGTTCGTCGAGGACATCACCCTGCGGTACACGAAGATATTCACGCTCGACAACACATTTCTGGTCGTGCCGAACGGCAACATCCGCGACCGTGACGTGTACAACTACTCGGCGGAGGACACCCGCACCCGCCAGACCCTGGACGTGATGGTCACCTACGAGAGCGACATCGAGGAGGCGCGCGACCTCATCGAACGGAGCGCCCGGAACGTCGACGCCGTCATCGAGGGCGGGCCGCGCATCCGCATCGGGGCCTCGCGCTATCCGGCCTACCCCGATTGCCTCATCGCGGACTTCGCGGACCACGGCGTCCTCCTGCGACTGCGCTACTGGGTGAAAGAGCCCTACAAGATCCAGACCGTCCGATCGGTCATCCAGACCAACATCTGGGACGAACTCGCGGAGGCGGACGTGGAAATCGCCTACCCGCACTCGCACCTGTACTTCGACGACACCAGCGGCGAACTGCAGGTGTCGATGCGCGAACAGGGGAGCGGACAGGGTCCGGACCTGCCGGCCGACGCACCGACGGATGCCGGCGGCGAGAATCAGGACGAGGGCGAACGCGATGTGAGCGAGGAGGACGATGCACTCTCCGGGAACTCGCGGGACCGTCCCGGCGGCGGGCCGCCCTCGTAA
- a CDS encoding universal stress protein, with protein MPQVVVPVRYPLTEHSRATLAEAIDIAGERDAALTVLHVNLYQNGATTSRRQLKDAVESEFGNLSNTRYVVRRGLLVEETILEEIAAEEADLVVIGKKQVSRWRRMIRRLIDDPNVEQYLQSELDCDVVTVSP; from the coding sequence ATGCCACAGGTCGTCGTGCCGGTCCGGTATCCGCTCACGGAGCACTCGCGTGCGACGCTGGCGGAGGCCATCGACATCGCCGGAGAGCGCGATGCCGCGCTGACCGTCCTCCACGTCAATCTCTACCAGAACGGGGCCACCACCTCCCGCAGACAGCTCAAGGACGCCGTCGAGTCCGAGTTCGGCAACCTCTCCAACACGCGATACGTCGTGCGGCGGGGACTGCTGGTCGAGGAGACGATTCTCGAAGAGATCGCCGCCGAGGAGGCGGACCTGGTGGTCATCGGGAAGAAACAGGTCAGCCGCTGGCGGCGCATGATACGGCGGCTCATCGACGACCCCAACGTCGAGCAGTACCTCCAGAGCGAACTCGACTGCGACGTGGTGACTGTCTCCCCGTAG
- a CDS encoding DUF5816 domain-containing protein, producing METVTAPEGETVYVDRREGKRGAKGPFYVVYTGEDRDVRWGFYCGNCDTLDNAVDAMGRVQCNRCSNRSKAEEWDAAHE from the coding sequence ATGGAGACGGTCACAGCCCCCGAGGGCGAGACGGTGTACGTCGACCGACGCGAGGGCAAGCGCGGGGCGAAAGGTCCCTTCTACGTCGTCTACACCGGCGAGGACCGCGACGTTCGCTGGGGCTTCTACTGCGGGAACTGCGACACCCTGGACAACGCCGTCGACGCGATGGGCCGGGTCCAGTGTAACAGGTGCTCGAACCGGAGCAAGGCCGAGGAGTGGGACGCGGCCCACGAGTGA
- a CDS encoding DUF7116 family protein: MGTVTTSLSQQAQSIFDDLGYSVAEEGGELRATRKWRVVQVTPMPEPRDPPTTGEMRCFVTWSERVSDLERRILRSDVDYEWAIIGVRDTNDYEVTHRSGG; encoded by the coding sequence ATGGGGACTGTTACCACCTCACTCAGTCAGCAGGCCCAGTCGATATTCGACGACCTGGGGTACAGTGTCGCGGAGGAAGGGGGCGAACTGCGGGCGACCCGCAAGTGGCGGGTCGTACAGGTCACGCCGATGCCCGAGCCGCGGGACCCGCCCACCACAGGTGAGATGCGCTGTTTCGTCACCTGGTCCGAGCGCGTCTCCGACCTCGAACGCCGCATCCTGCGGAGCGACGTCGACTACGAGTGGGCGATAATCGGCGTCCGCGACACGAACGACTACGAGGTCACACACCGCTCCGGCGGCTAA